One segment of Aquimarina sp. BL5 DNA contains the following:
- a CDS encoding T9SS type A sorting domain-containing protein produces MKKITFLMFLVSTFTFAQVANVIITSTDPANSAASVANITAGGDFDVTFDYSTDQDIVLTTEVEFVTFSGGTSSFALVGSGQEFTLAAGTSGTLTATLTFPTANPIIGSDIGNETTFTFPGGDDNTEATRNTPLSLTTSGAGANAGMRVKFSTDDPADIVTGSAGNFPFNDSVTNIEFRDLDFNDIDGVATPPPTGGITFALTAPSAVVPVGSLEYGEPFDISGFTYTSTEDIPDLTVALELIGFGTQTRSFEIPGTAVLVSDTPLAAGTDQPLPTMTITFPSSDTFTDGDGNVWTIGPGGTSDVTVTPPGGTAETQVNTRIQFTTSNADNIINGSPSSGGGDFGGSGTNIEFRDILIDNITGTTLSINDFDFSTVSVYPNPTSNLITISGLNNIEQITIHNMLGQLVKNVKNTNTVDISDLENGIYFLETNNQLKRKILKN; encoded by the coding sequence ATGAAAAAAATTACCTTTTTAATGTTTCTTGTGAGCACTTTTACATTTGCTCAAGTAGCAAATGTAATTATAACGAGTACTGATCCAGCAAATTCAGCGGCATCTGTGGCAAACATAACTGCTGGTGGCGATTTTGATGTTACTTTTGACTACTCAACAGATCAAGATATTGTTTTAACTACAGAAGTAGAATTTGTAACTTTTAGTGGTGGTACCTCTTCTTTTGCCCTTGTAGGTTCAGGTCAAGAATTTACGCTAGCTGCTGGTACTTCTGGTACTCTAACAGCTACTTTAACTTTTCCTACTGCAAATCCTATAATTGGTTCTGATATAGGTAATGAAACTACTTTTACTTTTCCCGGTGGAGATGATAATACAGAAGCAACTCGTAACACACCCTTAAGTCTAACAACTTCGGGTGCTGGTGCAAACGCAGGTATGCGTGTTAAATTTAGTACGGATGACCCTGCAGATATTGTTACTGGTTCTGCTGGAAATTTTCCTTTTAATGATAGTGTAACCAACATTGAGTTTCGTGATTTAGATTTTAACGATATAGACGGTGTAGCCACTCCTCCTCCAACCGGAGGTATAACGTTTGCACTAACCGCTCCTTCAGCAGTTGTACCCGTTGGTTCTCTAGAATATGGTGAGCCTTTCGACATCAGTGGTTTTACGTACACTTCTACTGAAGATATTCCAGATCTAACGGTTGCTTTAGAATTAATTGGTTTTGGAACTCAAACCAGATCTTTCGAGATTCCAGGAACTGCAGTTTTAGTTTCTGATACACCTTTAGCCGCAGGAACAGATCAACCACTGCCGACCATGACAATAACTTTCCCTTCAAGTGATACATTTACCGATGGAGATGGCAATGTTTGGACTATAGGACCAGGAGGTACTAGTGATGTTACCGTAACACCTCCAGGAGGTACAGCTGAAACCCAAGTAAATACGCGTATTCAATTTACAACATCTAATGCAGACAATATCATAAATGGATCCCCTAGCAGTGGAGGTGGTGATTTTGGAGGATCAGGAACTAATATAGAATTTAGAGATATACTTATTGATAACATTACCGGCACTACATTGAGCATAAATGATTTTGATTTTAGCACAGTAAGCGTTTATCCTAATCCTACATCTAATTTAATAACAATTTCTGGCTTAAATAATATCGAACAAATAACTATACATAATATGCTAGGTCAGCTAGTGAAAAATGTTAAGAATACTAACACAGTAGATATATCAGACCTAGAAAATGGAATTTATTTCTTAGAAACCAACAACCAATTAAAACGCAAAATTCTTAAAAACTAA